A window of Xiphophorus hellerii strain 12219 chromosome 19, Xiphophorus_hellerii-4.1, whole genome shotgun sequence contains these coding sequences:
- the osr1 gene encoding protein odd-skipped-related 1 encodes MGSKTLPAPVPLHPSLQLANCSLIQTSSGLQIPADHFQSIYSFSALHAIHLHQWTLGYQPLAFPRCTFSKLPPQFSSMASFPIFPHLLQPKLDTAGLLQSSKSKPRFDFANLAAAATQEDHLKVEDLSMTGAAAAAAAAAQVSSQHQTSASLGCLLDVTKLSSPERKSSRGRLPSKTKKEFVCKFCGRHFTKSYNLLIHERTHTDERPYTCDICHKAFRRQDHLRDHRYIHSKEKPFKCQECGKGFCQSRTLAVHKTLHMQVKELKPAKMK; translated from the exons ATGGGCAGTAAGACTCTACCAGCTCCCGTCCCTCTTCACCCGTCCCTTCAGCTGGCCAACTGCTCCCTCATCCAGACCTCCTCGGGTCTCCAGATACCAGCTGATCATTTTCAGAGCATCTACAGCTTTAGTGCTCTTCACGCCATCCATCTCCACCAGTGGACCCTCGGCTATCAACCTCTGGCCTTCCCCCGCTGCACATTCTCCAAGCTGCCTCCTCAGTTCTCCTCCATGGCCTCTTTCCCCATATTTCCCCACCTTCTGCAGCCAAAGCTGGACACAGCAGGATTGCTGCAAAGCTCCAAGAGCAAACCACGCTTTGACTTTGCCAACctggcagcagcagctacaCAGGAGGACCATCTGAAGGTGGAAGACCTGAGCATGAcgggtgctgctgctgctgctgctgctgcagcgcaGGTATCATCTCAACACCAGACCTCGGCCAGCCTGGGATGCCTGCTGGATGTGACCAAACTGTCCTCACCTGAGCGCAAGTCCAGCCGAGGCAGACTTCCCTCTAAGACCAAGAAGGAATTCGTCTGCAAGTTTTGTGGCCGACATTTTACGAAATCCTACAACCTCTTGATCCACGAGAGGACGCATACAGACGAGAGGCCGTACACCTGCGATATCTGCCACAAGGCCTTCAGAAGACAAGATCACCTCAGGGACCACAG ATACATCCATTCCAAAGAAAAGCCCTTCAAATGTCAAGAGTGCGGAAAAGGATTCTGTCAGTCCAGGACATTGGCTGTCCACAAAACATTACACATGCAAGTCAAGGAACTGAAGCCAGCCAAGATGAAGTGA